DNA from Metabacillus flavus:
GAGAGTGTGCAAATACTGGAGCAGGCTGATCAGATCAGTGAAATGATCCTGAAATCGGACCTTGCGGAAGCCTATCGCATGCGTCTGGAAGACCTGAAAAAAGATCAAACGGCACAAGAAATTGTCAGCAGGTTTGTAAAAGTGAAAGACATATATGAGGATGTCCAGCGATTTGGAAAATACCATCCTGACTATAGAAAGATCTCAAAAGATATGCGGGAGATCAAAAGAGAGCTTGATTTAAATGAGAAAGTAGCTGCGTTCAGACGGGCCGAGACAGAGCTTCAAACCCTTTTGGATGAAATCAGCATACAGCTGGGAAGTGCAGTTTCTGAGCATGTTAAAGTGCCTACTGGAAATCCGTTCTTCGACAGCCTGTCCTCATGCGGAGGAGGCTGCGGTTCCGGCGGAGGATGCGGCTGCAAAGTTTCCTGAGTCCAGAGGCGGAGGTTCTCCGCCTCTTTTATTTGTTTAAAATACAATCTGGACATAGATTTCCGCAGCAAAACATTTTTTCCTGAGGGACGTAAAAACGATGCCGATACACCCAATTATGACCTTCATTTCTTACAAAAACTGTTTTGCACGTAACTTTTTTATAAAGCATGGCTTTCTTAGCTGACTGATCAATCAGGCTGCTGAGCGACTCCATGCTTAAAGGGAAATCTGCGGTAATATAAAGGAATGGGATTCCGGTTATGACTGTCTTCCGGACAGATGATAGACTAGGGGCTGCAGACAAATTATCCAAAAAATCCTTCCAAATCAGGTCAAGTTCTGCAGGCAATCTTTTTTCCTCCTCCAGATGCATATTGTGAAAGAGTAAGAACTCTGATAAACTTTTCTTGGACATGTGAAAAAGGGTGAGAAAAATGGATGGAAAAAGACAAGGTCTAATCGTATGGATGCACTCATTGAAGCAGGTTAAAATGCTTCGCCGTTTTGGAAACGTTCACTATATCTCCAGAAGGCTCAAATATGTTGTTCTATACTGTGATATGGAGCAAAACGAGGCGCTTAGAGAGAAAATCGCATCTTACTCTTTTGTGAAGCATGTTGAACCCTCTTACAAGCCATTTCTCAAGCTCGAGTTTGAGAAAAAACAGGATAAAGCAAAAGAATATGATTACAAAATGGGTTTATAATCCAAACGCAATCCGGTATCCCGGATTGCGTTTTTTAATTTAATGGGGGAAGGATATGATTTAATCTAAGAATTCCCGTTAAGTATTGATAATATAGAATTGGTTCATGAAATACGGAAGAAGGCTTTACGTCAAACTGGTAGACAGGCTTTCCGGATTCCTCGGCAGCATG
Protein-coding regions in this window:
- a CDS encoding YlbF family regulator, with product MVKWSVEVLSLVYATMESVQILEQADQISEMILKSDLAEAYRMRLEDLKKDQTAQEIVSRFVKVKDIYEDVQRFGKYHPDYRKISKDMREIKRELDLNEKVAAFRRAETELQTLLDEISIQLGSAVSEHVKVPTGNPFFDSLSSCGGGCGSGGGCGCKVS
- a CDS encoding YlbG family protein codes for the protein MDGKRQGLIVWMHSLKQVKMLRRFGNVHYISRRLKYVVLYCDMEQNEALREKIASYSFVKHVEPSYKPFLKLEFEKKQDKAKEYDYKMGL